From a single Desulfobaccales bacterium genomic region:
- a CDS encoding ThiF family adenylyltransferase has translation MLEIKAIGIGGIGCALLPFLCRYLQFSETRARLTLIDGDRFERSNAARQAFSRLGNKAEVKSLELAQEYEALAFRSASEYVTEANVGRLIGEGEVVFLMVDNHASRNLVSRHASSLSDLTLISGGNDYEDGNVQIFVRQDGQDLTPSLIRYHPEIATPGDQSPATMSCEELMEAGAPQLLFANLMVASLMLNAFYAIRQGRLNYSEVYLDIVQNVSRAVTRPL, from the coding sequence ATGTTGGAAATCAAGGCCATCGGCATCGGAGGGATTGGCTGCGCCCTCCTGCCCTTCCTCTGCCGCTATCTGCAGTTTTCCGAAACTCGGGCCCGTCTCACCCTCATTGACGGCGACCGCTTTGAACGTAGCAATGCCGCCCGCCAGGCCTTCTCCCGCCTGGGCAACAAGGCCGAAGTGAAGTCACTGGAATTGGCCCAGGAGTACGAAGCCCTGGCCTTCCGGTCGGCGTCGGAATATGTCACGGAGGCAAACGTGGGCCGTTTGATCGGTGAGGGCGAAGTGGTCTTCCTCATGGTAGACAACCACGCCTCCCGCAACTTGGTGAGCCGTCATGCCTCCTCTTTGAGTGACCTCACCCTCATTTCCGGGGGCAACGACTACGAAGACGGCAACGTCCAAATCTTTGTCCGGCAAGACGGCCAGGATCTCACGCCATCGCTGATCCGCTATCATCCCGAGATCGCCACCCCCGGAGACCAGAGTCCCGCGACGATGTCGTGTGAGGAACTCATGGAGGCCGGCGCCCCGCAACTGCTCTTTGCCAATCTCATGGTGGCGTCCCTCATGCTGAACGCCTTCTACGCCATCCGGCAGGGACGTTTGAACTACTCGGAAGTCTATCTGGACATCGTGCAGAACGTCAGCCGGGCAGTAACCCGGCCACTTTAG